The Suncus etruscus isolate mSunEtr1 chromosome 14, mSunEtr1.pri.cur, whole genome shotgun sequence genome contains a region encoding:
- the LOC126028668 gene encoding vomeronasal type-1 receptor 4-like yields the protein MSLLTGRNDCYPLSDDSIQTEVISIRYVTAGRIILAETFLGALGNLPLLCHYLLNCTEVQVRPIDLIFMHLTLSNSLVIVSKGIPQTMAAFGLKHVFSDLGCHFILYLQSLGRGVSIGTTCLLFVFQAITISPIDSCCRVLKVKAPHYVNISISLYWIFYMVIYLFFSLHILYMSTKWSMEKITYKIESRNCYMDYNENIFVPVCTALIAFPSSVLIVWASGSMILFLHRHKQSVQHIHSNHVSSRSSAETRVTQRILVLVSAFVCFYTPSSLLSMCLALSKNQNQVLCNIADFISLCFPTVSPFLIIRPDRTVSKLSLL from the coding sequence ATGAGCCTTCTTACAGGAAGGAATGATTGCTACCCTCTCTCAGATGACAGTATTCAGACTGAAGTAATATCCATCAGGTATGTGACAGCCGGAAGGATCATCTTAGCAGAGACTTTCCTGGGAGCATTGGGAAATCTCCCTCTTCTCTGTCATTACCTGCTTAACTGCACTGAGGTCCAAGTGAGACCCATAGACTTGATCTTCATGCACCTGACTCTGTCCAATTCTTTGGTCATTGTTTCCAAAGGAATCCCCCAGACTATGGCAGCTTTTGGGCTGAAACATGTCTTCAGTGATTTAGGATGccactttattttatatcttcagAGTTTGGGAAGGGGTGTGTCCATTGGTACCACTTGCCTCTTGTTTGTCTTCCAGGCCATTACAATCAGCCCCATAGACTCTTGCTGCAGAGTTCTGAAAGTCAAAGCTCCTCATTATGTCAACATTTCAATTTCTCTCTATTGGATCTTCTACATGgttatttatctgtttttttctctgcatatattgtaTATGTCTACCAAATGGAGCATGGAAAAAATCACATATAAAATAGAAAGCAGAAACTGTTATATGGACTACAATGAGAATATTTTTGTTCCAGTCTGTACTGCATTGATTGCATTCCCTTCTTCAGTGCTCATAGTCTGGGCCAGCGGCTCTATGATTCTCTTCCTGCACAGACACAAGCAAAGTGTCCAACACATTCACAGCAATCATGTATCCTCCAGATCCTCAGCGGAGACTAGAGTCACCCAAAGAATCCTTGTTCTGGTGAGTGCCTTTGTGTGTTTTTACACACCCTCCTCTCTCTTGAGTATGTGCTTGGCTCTaagtaaaaatcaaaatcaagtgTTGTGTAATATTGCAGATTTCATTTCTCTGTGCTTTCCTACTGTGAGCCCCTTTCTGATAATACGACCAGACCGAACTGTTTCAAAACTATCTTTACTTTGA
- the LOC126028669 gene encoding vomeronasal type-1 receptor 4-like codes for MSVMSHLSQGNNCCHLSDDSAFIERTPFMIVTVGAIILSQTIIGVLGNFSLLSAHLLLSCTGARLRAIDLILMHLTIANSLIILSNGVPQTMAEFGIKQSFSDLGCHLLSYIHRVGRGVSMGNYCLLSVFQAIKISPRDSCCKHLKFKAPQYVTLSVSLSWILHMFGNLFFPLHILYVSNTWSLKDISKQNWGFCHVTYIDNVSVPVYITLIAFPEILCTVLIVWTSGSMILFLHRHKQRVQHIHQNHASSRISAERRATQRILVLVSSFLCFYSLSSLVRMWLALFPDKNRWLFNVGIIISLCFPIVSPFLVMKDDATVFRLSFVLIMNRISHNCNHN; via the coding sequence ATGTCTGTAATGAGCCATCTTTCTCAAGGAAACAATTGCTGCCATCTCTCAGATGATAGTGCATTTATTGAAAGAACACCCTTCATGATTGTGACAGTAGGAGCCATCATATTATCACAGACTATCATTGGAGTATTGGgcaatttctctcttctttctgcgCATCTGCTCCTTAGCTGCACTGGAGCACGGCTGAGAGCCATAGACTTGATTCTCATGCACCTGACTATTGCCAACTCCTTAATTATTCTCTCAAATGGAGTCCCCCAAACAATGGCAGAATTCGGGATCAAACAGTCCTTCAGTGATTTAGGATGCCATCTTCTGTCCTATATTCATAGAGTGGGCAGGGGTGTGTCCATGGGAAACTACTGTCTCTTGAGTGTCTTCCAGGCCATCAAGATTAGCCCCAGAGACTCCTGCTGCAAGCATTTGAAATTCAAAGCACCACAGTATGTCACtttatctgtttctctctcctgGATCCTCCACATGTTtggcaatttattttttcctctgcaCATATTGTATGTATCTAATACATGGAGCTTGAAAGACATAAGTAAACAAAACTGGGGGTTCTGTCATGTAACCTACATTGACAATGTCTCTGTGCCAGTATATATCACATTAATTGCATTCCCTGAAATTTTATGTACAGTGCTTATAGTCTGGACTAGTGGTTCCATGATTTTATTCCTGCACAGGCACAAGCAAAGAGTCCAACACATTCACCAAAATCATGCTTCCTCCAGAATCTCAGCTGAGAGGAGAGCCACCCAAAGAATCCTTGTTTTAGTGAGCTCCTTTTTGTGTTTCTACTCACTGTCTTCCCTCGTTCGAATGTGGTTGGCTCTATTTCCTGATAAAAATAGATGGTTATTTAATGTTGGAATCATAATTTCTCTGTGTTTTCCCATTGTGAGTCCCTTTTTGGTTATGAAAGATGATGCCACTGTATTCAGACTTTCCTTTGTTCTGATAATGAATAGAATATCCCATAATTGCAACCACAACTAG